The following are encoded in a window of Archaeoglobaceae archaeon genomic DNA:
- a CDS encoding ATP-dependent helicase, which produces MITRIFGGPGTGKTSYLLREIENLSKSTPVENIAFITWSTSAIEEVRQRLQVSKNKLKWFNTLHGVCLSLAMTEGNGFKQRAKKTFEKPNFVISWQIKFCKDFKIPFDPFAVGNSELLGNQAFSLHSKAIGTWYPVKKDIMACVELVYKESLLCGDIIKKWIAFKEHNGIIDFNDILIEAYERELFPPTDYVLVDEAQDLSLLEYLIIERFIDASKDAFVAGDDDQAIHGWKGAKSRYFLNLKADEDVVLPKSHRVPSKIFEFANQIIGLVLERKEKDIQPAKEGGSVKFFSGAYDIEGVANMAKNLAMLYPQKTVFLLFRTNQMVKVAESSLIRARFPFKSLKSQSIWERELLTAWNAVAKTRNKLPLTSVELTWIFEHMKPFFTDKEKEILIQSAEKGNIPIQFYQIADKIPFVLDENKVDPMIFEAIKFANKPIDPAKVNLYVDTIHASKGREADVALLVDAITKSIEWNIREREGYEDELRVFYVGATRAREALGIVQLVDFTPFIGGQK; this is translated from the coding sequence ATGATCACAAGGATCTTTGGCGGACCAGGAACCGGGAAAACGTCTTATTTGCTGAGGGAAATCGAGAATCTTTCGAAGTCAACTCCTGTGGAAAACATCGCCTTCATCACTTGGTCAACTTCTGCGATTGAAGAGGTCAGGCAAAGGCTTCAGGTTTCAAAGAACAAACTTAAGTGGTTCAACACTCTTCATGGTGTCTGTCTTTCTCTTGCGATGACCGAGGGAAATGGATTCAAGCAAAGGGCTAAGAAAACTTTTGAAAAACCGAATTTTGTTATTTCATGGCAGATAAAGTTTTGCAAAGACTTCAAAATTCCGTTCGATCCTTTTGCCGTTGGGAATTCGGAATTACTCGGAAATCAGGCTTTCTCCCTACACTCAAAAGCGATCGGAACGTGGTATCCTGTGAAGAAGGATATAATGGCTTGCGTGGAGTTAGTTTACAAGGAATCCCTCCTCTGTGGTGATATAATCAAGAAATGGATTGCTTTCAAAGAGCATAACGGAATAATAGACTTCAACGACATTCTGATCGAGGCTTATGAAAGGGAGCTTTTCCCACCAACAGATTACGTCCTCGTGGATGAAGCTCAAGATCTCAGCTTGCTCGAGTATCTCATCATCGAGAGATTCATCGATGCAAGCAAAGATGCCTTTGTCGCTGGAGATGATGATCAGGCAATCCACGGATGGAAAGGGGCAAAATCGAGATACTTTCTTAACCTAAAGGCAGATGAAGACGTGGTTTTACCGAAATCCCACAGAGTTCCGAGCAAGATCTTTGAATTCGCCAATCAAATAATAGGGCTTGTTTTGGAGAGAAAGGAAAAAGACATTCAGCCGGCAAAGGAAGGTGGATCTGTAAAGTTCTTTTCCGGAGCGTATGATATCGAAGGAGTTGCAAACATGGCGAAGAATCTTGCAATGCTGTATCCACAGAAGACTGTCTTCTTGCTGTTTAGAACGAATCAGATGGTAAAGGTTGCTGAATCCTCGCTTATCAGGGCAAGGTTTCCATTCAAAAGTCTGAAAAGTCAATCAATTTGGGAGAGGGAGCTATTAACTGCGTGGAATGCTGTTGCGAAGACGAGAAACAAACTTCCTTTAACTTCCGTGGAACTCACGTGGATTTTCGAACACATGAAACCGTTCTTCACCGATAAAGAGAAGGAAATTCTGATACAGTCCGCGGAAAAGGGAAACATCCCGATTCAGTTCTACCAGATAGCGGACAAGATCCCGTTCGTCCTCGATGAAAATAAGGTTGATCCCATGATCTTTGAGGCAATAAAGTTTGCAAATAAACCCATAGATCCGGCAAAGGTGAATCTATACGTTGATACGATCCACGCAAGCAAGGGAAGGGAAGCCGATGTTGCCCTTCTCGTTGATGCGATAACGAAGTCGATCGAATGGAATATCAGGGAAAGAGAGGGCTATGAAGACGAATTGAGGGTTTTCTACGTCGGAGCGACAAGAGCGAGGGAAGCTTTGGGGATTGTGCAACTTGTGGATTTTACTCCGTTTATAGGTGGTCAAAAATGA
- a CDS encoding winged helix-turn-helix domain-containing protein, protein MKVWVTKGKVLHTIKTGNHAFTEIEEKSGLGSPTVSKYLRELEREGLIIVELDRFTRKPRYKLNESRIDEINKLINAYLESEAKEFKEKIEIAKTVIPEKEKIRLASYFITVDEEKRKRIEKMLEEILKE, encoded by the coding sequence ATGAAAGTGTGGGTGACTAAAGGCAAGGTTCTACATACAATCAAAACAGGAAATCATGCTTTTACCGAAATAGAAGAAAAAAGTGGTCTCGGATCTCCGACCGTGAGCAAATATCTTCGGGAATTGGAGCGAGAAGGATTAATTATTGTCGAATTAGATAGATTTACCCGTAAACCTCGCTACAAATTAAACGAATCCCGGATAGATGAGATCAACAAACTGATCAACGCATATCTCGAAAGCGAAGCAAAAGAGTTCAAAGAAAAAATAGAGATTGCGAAGACAGTCATTCCCGAGAAAGAAAAGATAAGACTCGCTTCTTACTTCATAACCGTGGATGAGGAAAAGAGGAAGCGGATCGAGAAGATGCTTGAAGAAATTCTGAAGGAATGA
- a CDS encoding antitoxin VapB family protein: MKNIFIRDEVYEKLQKLKRGKESFSDVIMRLIEGRTDVDVLDKYAGKLADSQISDLVDEERKKSRVREFDS; the protein is encoded by the coding sequence ATGAAGAACATATTCATAAGAGATGAAGTTTATGAAAAGTTGCAGAAACTCAAAAGAGGTAAAGAGTCTTTTTCGGATGTCATCATGAGGTTGATAGAGGGGAGAACTGACGTGGACGTTCTCGATAAGTATGCCGGTAAGCTGGCTGACAGCCAGATTTCGGATTTGGTGGATGAAGAGAGAAAGAAGTCAAGGGTGAGGGAATTTGATAGTTGA
- a CDS encoding type II toxin-antitoxin system VapC family toxin, with protein MIVDTSVLLRILKDREFFEKIKPKIAEFKITSITAYELLRVATYLKLKGSSRELEVLEALLHETDVIPFTRDELKISANIWAKLKEKGLEISDSVVMISAICIRSKEKLITLDRNFRHVKDSFKDFDVEILE; from the coding sequence TTGATAGTTGATACTTCTGTTTTGCTGAGAATTTTGAAAGACAGGGAATTCTTTGAGAAAATCAAGCCAAAGATTGCAGAATTTAAGATTACTTCAATAACTGCCTACGAGCTTTTAAGAGTAGCGACTTATCTGAAGTTGAAAGGCAGTAGTAGAGAATTGGAGGTTTTAGAAGCTCTTTTACATGAAACAGACGTAATCCCATTTACGAGAGATGAGTTGAAAATTTCGGCAAATATATGGGCAAAATTAAAAGAAAAAGGATTGGAAATAAGCGATTCAGTTGTGATGATCTCTGCAATTTGCATAAGGAGTAAGGAGAAATTGATAACACTTGATAGAAACTTTAGGCATGTGAAGGACTCATTTAAGGATTTTGACGTGGAGATTCTTGAGTAG
- the purE gene encoding 5-(carboxyamino)imidazole ribonucleotide mutase, with protein MKAVVLMGSKADLDYSKEIAQKLKLFGIESELRVASAHKTPEHVLEILEKYEKEDVVFVTVAGRSNALSGFVDANTTKPVIASPPYSDRFAGADIFSSIRMPSGVAPMLVLEAENTALAVAKIFAIKNEAVKRLVEEYQRKKKEEIIKADKEVGYG; from the coding sequence ATGAAAGCAGTTGTGTTGATGGGTTCTAAAGCGGATTTGGATTACTCAAAGGAGATAGCACAAAAGCTTAAGCTTTTTGGAATTGAGAGCGAGCTTAGAGTAGCTTCAGCGCACAAAACTCCTGAGCATGTGCTTGAAATTCTGGAAAAATACGAAAAAGAAGACGTTGTGTTCGTTACGGTAGCGGGTAGAAGCAATGCTTTGAGCGGGTTTGTGGATGCAAACACAACAAAGCCCGTAATAGCCTCGCCACCATACAGCGATAGATTTGCTGGAGCGGACATATTTTCGAGTATCAGAATGCCCTCGGGAGTTGCTCCAATGCTCGTGCTCGAAGCGGAGAACACCGCTTTGGCTGTTGCAAAGATCTTTGCGATTAAAAACGAAGCGGTGAAGAGATTGGTCGAGGAATACCAGAGGAAGAAAAAGGAGGAAATCATCAAAGCAGACAAAGAGGTGGGCTATGGGTAG
- the purC gene encoding phosphoribosylaminoimidazolesuccinocarboxamide synthase, with amino-acid sequence MGSVKDLIVLRSPNGGLGEGIFEFSNRYSVFDYGEMPDKIEGKGASLCLISAYFFEKLEKIGIKTHYDGLIEDSRVKRLDELSSATNKMKIKLVRVLRPKGRDYSIFSREKANFLIPLEIIYRNKIPEGSSLLRRIASGEVKPEDFGLKEVKPNMKLEKPIVDFSTKLEDVDRYLSYEEAKKISGLSDEEFEKLKEIVLKVDDLITAEVSKAGLENEDGKIELAFDDKREFMVVDAVGTPDECRFSFEGFEVSKEILRGYYKRTEWYERIKIHKGKENWREIVGVPPKLNPEVKKSVSELYMALCNEITKRKFFDVPKLRAVVRELRGML; translated from the coding sequence ATGGGTAGTGTTAAGGATTTAATTGTGCTCAGGAGTCCAAATGGAGGACTTGGCGAGGGCATATTTGAGTTCTCGAATCGCTACAGCGTCTTCGACTACGGGGAAATGCCAGACAAGATCGAAGGAAAAGGAGCTTCGCTTTGCCTAATTTCGGCTTATTTCTTTGAAAAACTTGAAAAAATCGGAATAAAAACTCACTACGATGGACTAATTGAAGACAGCAGAGTAAAAAGGCTCGATGAATTGAGCTCAGCTACAAATAAAATGAAAATTAAGCTTGTCAGGGTTTTAAGACCAAAGGGCAGAGATTACTCGATATTCAGCAGAGAGAAGGCAAACTTCCTGATTCCGCTTGAGATAATCTACCGCAACAAAATCCCAGAAGGCTCTTCTTTGTTAAGAAGAATTGCGAGCGGGGAAGTAAAGCCAGAGGACTTCGGACTTAAAGAAGTAAAGCCAAATATGAAGCTTGAAAAACCAATTGTTGATTTCAGCACGAAACTTGAAGACGTTGACAGATATCTTAGCTATGAGGAGGCAAAGAAAATTTCGGGATTGAGCGATGAGGAATTTGAAAAGCTTAAAGAGATCGTGCTTAAAGTTGATGATCTAATTACTGCAGAAGTTTCAAAGGCGGGTTTGGAGAACGAAGACGGAAAGATCGAGCTTGCTTTTGATGATAAACGCGAATTCATGGTTGTGGATGCAGTTGGAACTCCAGATGAGTGTAGGTTCAGCTTTGAAGGCTTTGAGGTAAGTAAGGAAATCCTCAGGGGCTATTACAAGAGGACAGAGTGGTATGAAAGGATTAAAATCCACAAGGGCAAAGAAAACTGGCGGGAGATTGTGGGGGTTCCGCCAAAGCTTAACCCAGAAGTAAAGAAATCAGTTTCGGAGCTATACATGGCTCTATGCAACGAAATAACTAAAAGAAAATTCTTTGATGTTCCAAAGCTTCGCGCTGTTGTAAGGGAATTGAGGGGAATGCTATGA
- the carA gene encoding glutamine-hydrolyzing carbamoyl-phosphate synthase small subunit, with product MKAGLALEDGTYLEGKAFGAEKIGIGELVFCTSMTGYVEALTDPSYKGQILMMTYPLIGNYGVCKEDFESDGVKVEGFVVRELCKKPSNWRSEMSVDELLKQYDVVGIEGVDTRMLTKKIRIYGSMKAAIGVGVEKEKLIKIAREQPFIGDIDLVDKVCVREPKRIEAKGKYEVVLIDCGVKMSIVRQLLKRGINLTLVPYNFPAEKIIEMNPDGVFISNGPGDPARVKETIETIRKLVGKFPMAGICLGHQLMALAFKAKTFKLKFGHHGSNQPTKDLETGRVFISSQNHNFSVDEKTLPKGFEVTQINLNDRTVEGLKHNDLPIITVQYHPEAGPGPHDTYFFFDRFLELLRG from the coding sequence ATGAAAGCGGGCTTGGCTTTGGAAGATGGAACTTATCTCGAAGGTAAGGCTTTTGGAGCGGAAAAAATCGGCATAGGGGAGCTTGTTTTCTGCACATCGATGACTGGTTATGTTGAGGCTTTGACGGATCCAAGCTACAAAGGACAAATTCTAATGATGACCTATCCGCTTATTGGCAACTACGGGGTATGCAAAGAGGACTTTGAGAGCGACGGCGTTAAAGTTGAGGGCTTCGTGGTCCGTGAGCTCTGCAAGAAGCCAAGCAACTGGCGGAGCGAGATGAGTGTTGATGAACTGCTAAAGCAATACGATGTCGTGGGCATTGAAGGTGTTGACACCAGAATGCTTACGAAGAAGATCCGAATTTACGGCTCAATGAAGGCTGCAATCGGCGTAGGGGTTGAAAAGGAAAAGCTGATCAAGATCGCAAGGGAACAGCCTTTCATAGGCGATATTGATCTTGTCGATAAAGTCTGCGTTAGGGAGCCAAAAAGGATTGAAGCCAAAGGAAAATACGAAGTTGTGCTCATCGACTGCGGTGTAAAGATGAGCATAGTTAGACAGCTTCTGAAGCGTGGAATTAATCTCACACTTGTGCCTTACAACTTTCCAGCTGAGAAGATCATCGAAATGAACCCTGATGGTGTCTTCATATCTAATGGCCCTGGCGATCCTGCGAGGGTTAAGGAAACAATAGAGACGATCAGGAAGCTCGTTGGCAAGTTTCCAATGGCTGGAATTTGCCTTGGACACCAGTTGATGGCTTTAGCTTTTAAAGCCAAGACCTTTAAGCTTAAATTTGGACACCACGGGAGCAATCAGCCCACAAAAGATCTTGAGACAGGCAGAGTTTTCATTTCAAGCCAGAATCACAACTTCTCGGTTGACGAAAAAACCCTGCCGAAGGGTTTCGAAGTGACGCAGATTAATCTTAACGACAGAACTGTCGAAGGACTCAAGCACAATGATCTGCCCATAATAACCGTGCAATATCACCCAGAAGCTGGTCCTGGGCCACATGACACGTATTTCTTCTTCGATCGATTTCTTGAGCTTTTGAGGGGTTGA
- the carB gene encoding carbamoyl-phosphate synthase large subunit, whose translation MPKREDLHKIMVIGSGPIVIGQAAEFDYSGSQACKALREEGYKVVLVNSNPATIMTDPEMADSIYIEPLDAEIVAKIIEKETPDAILPTLGGQVGLNLAVQLHEMGVLDKYGVELIGAKVDAIRKAEDRELFKQCMLKIGLEVPRSVSVNDVSQALEFAEEVGFPLVIRPAFTLGGTGGGIAYNKEELKEIVAKGLKLSMIRQVLVEESVIGWKEFELEVMRDLADNVVIICPIENFDPMGIHTGDSITVAPAQTLTDVEYQQLRDAAIKIIREIGVETGGSNIQFAVHPDNGRIVAIEMNPRVSRSSALASKATGFPIAKIAAKLAVGYTLDEIPNDITKETPASFEPTIDYVVVKVPRFAFDKFPTANQILGTQMKSVGEVMAIGRTFEEALQKALRSLEIGRYGLGADGKDKETTREEIIRKLKFPSHDRIFYIRYAFQHGFSVKEIYELTKIDPWFLEKIKNIVDFEEKLKDIAKKCKLDEVPREVLVEAKKLGFSDKQLAHIFKCTERDIRSHRKRMGIRPVYKMVDTCAAEFEAKTPYYYSTYEDENDAIPTQRKKVMILGSGPNRIGQGIEFDYCCVHAVKSLKEDGYETIMVNCNPETVSTDYDTSDRLYFEPITHEDVMNIYENENPIGVMVQFGGQTPLNIAEELEKSGAKILGTSVDSIDIAEDRERFEVLMKELGIPRPPNGIAFSVEEAKEVAKKIGYPVLVRPSYVLGGRAMEIVYEESELERYINEALDVSPEKPILIDKFLEDAIELEVDALCDGEDVFIGGIMEHIEEAGVHSGDSACVLPPVSLSEEMIAKVVEYTRKISLALKVVGLVNIQYALKDDVLYVLEANPRASRTVPFVSKATGVPLAKIAAKLMMGVKLKDLKLKEPKMKHISVKEAVFPFIKLPGVDPVLGPEMRSTGEVMGIDYNFGLAYYKAELAAGMKLPTKGNVLISVKDKDKPKIVPIAKKLSEFGFKIFATENTAKYLKEHGINAEIALKVSQGRPNIVDMIINGQIDLIINTPSGGRGKTEGYEIRRAAIEYGVPYVTTIPGALAVVKAIEAIRSGNLVVKSLQEYHDEIRRLS comes from the coding sequence ATGCCAAAAAGAGAGGATTTGCACAAGATCATGGTCATAGGAAGCGGACCAATTGTCATTGGACAGGCTGCAGAGTTTGACTACTCTGGAAGTCAGGCATGCAAGGCTTTGCGTGAAGAAGGCTATAAAGTTGTCCTCGTGAACTCAAATCCCGCGACGATCATGACAGATCCAGAAATGGCCGACTCGATATACATTGAACCCCTCGACGCTGAGATCGTTGCAAAGATAATTGAAAAAGAAACACCTGATGCTATCCTACCAACACTTGGTGGGCAAGTTGGATTGAATCTGGCTGTTCAGCTTCATGAAATGGGTGTTCTTGACAAATATGGGGTTGAGCTGATTGGTGCAAAGGTCGATGCGATCAGAAAAGCTGAGGATAGAGAACTTTTTAAGCAATGCATGCTCAAAATTGGTCTTGAAGTTCCAAGAAGTGTATCTGTAAATGATGTAAGCCAAGCACTTGAATTTGCAGAGGAAGTCGGCTTTCCGCTCGTTATCCGCCCCGCCTTTACGCTTGGCGGAACCGGCGGAGGGATAGCGTATAATAAGGAGGAGTTAAAGGAGATCGTTGCCAAGGGGCTTAAGCTTTCAATGATAAGGCAGGTGCTTGTTGAAGAGAGCGTCATAGGCTGGAAGGAGTTCGAGCTTGAAGTTATGCGAGATCTGGCAGATAACGTGGTCATAATCTGTCCAATAGAGAACTTCGATCCCATGGGCATACACACAGGGGACAGCATCACCGTTGCGCCAGCCCAAACACTCACAGATGTGGAGTATCAACAGCTAAGAGATGCTGCAATTAAAATTATCCGGGAAATTGGTGTCGAGACTGGAGGTAGTAACATACAGTTTGCAGTCCATCCTGATAACGGTAGAATCGTTGCCATAGAGATGAATCCACGTGTAAGCAGATCTTCAGCGTTGGCTTCAAAAGCAACTGGATTCCCCATTGCGAAGATTGCAGCAAAGCTTGCAGTTGGCTACACCCTTGATGAAATTCCAAACGATATTACGAAAGAAACACCAGCAAGCTTTGAGCCAACGATCGACTACGTGGTTGTTAAAGTTCCGCGATTTGCCTTCGACAAGTTTCCAACTGCAAATCAGATTTTGGGAACCCAGATGAAAAGTGTTGGAGAAGTGATGGCAATAGGCAGGACTTTTGAAGAGGCTTTGCAAAAGGCTTTGAGAAGTCTTGAAATAGGTCGCTATGGGCTTGGAGCAGACGGAAAAGATAAAGAAACAACCAGAGAAGAAATAATCAGAAAGCTGAAGTTTCCAAGCCATGATCGGATTTTCTACATTCGATATGCATTCCAGCACGGTTTTAGTGTGAAGGAAATTTACGAACTCACAAAGATAGATCCTTGGTTCTTGGAGAAGATCAAAAATATCGTTGATTTCGAAGAAAAACTCAAGGATATAGCCAAAAAGTGTAAACTCGATGAAGTGCCAAGAGAAGTGCTGGTTGAAGCTAAGAAGCTGGGCTTCAGCGACAAACAGCTCGCCCACATCTTCAAATGCACAGAAAGAGATATCAGAAGCCATAGAAAGAGGATGGGTATAAGGCCCGTTTACAAGATGGTTGACACATGCGCAGCTGAATTTGAAGCCAAAACGCCTTATTACTACTCCACTTACGAAGATGAGAACGATGCAATCCCAACGCAGAGAAAAAAGGTTATGATTCTTGGTAGTGGTCCAAACAGAATTGGACAGGGTATTGAGTTCGACTATTGCTGTGTTCATGCGGTTAAAAGTCTTAAGGAAGATGGCTACGAGACTATAATGGTTAACTGCAATCCAGAGACAGTCTCAACGGACTACGATACCTCTGACAGGCTTTACTTTGAGCCAATAACTCATGAAGATGTAATGAACATCTACGAAAACGAAAATCCTATTGGAGTGATGGTTCAATTTGGCGGACAAACGCCATTGAACATAGCAGAAGAGCTTGAAAAAAGCGGTGCAAAAATATTGGGAACTTCTGTTGACTCCATAGATATAGCTGAAGACAGAGAGAGATTTGAAGTGCTAATGAAAGAGCTTGGAATTCCAAGGCCACCGAATGGCATAGCTTTTAGTGTCGAAGAAGCGAAAGAAGTGGCAAAGAAGATTGGTTATCCAGTTCTTGTTCGACCCAGCTATGTGCTTGGTGGTAGAGCCATGGAGATTGTCTACGAGGAGAGTGAGCTGGAGAGATACATCAATGAAGCTCTTGATGTGAGCCCTGAGAAGCCAATACTGATCGACAAATTCCTTGAAGATGCGATCGAGCTCGAAGTTGACGCACTTTGCGATGGTGAAGATGTCTTCATAGGCGGAATAATGGAGCACATCGAAGAGGCGGGAGTTCACAGCGGTGATTCTGCATGCGTTCTGCCACCCGTATCTCTATCAGAGGAGATGATCGCGAAAGTGGTTGAATACACAAGGAAGATATCCTTAGCCCTTAAAGTTGTAGGGCTTGTGAACATTCAGTATGCACTTAAGGACGATGTTCTATACGTTCTTGAGGCAAATCCAAGGGCAAGCAGAACTGTTCCTTTCGTAAGCAAAGCTACGGGAGTTCCACTTGCTAAAATTGCAGCCAAGCTCATGATGGGGGTTAAGCTAAAAGATCTCAAGCTAAAAGAGCCAAAAATGAAGCATATTTCAGTTAAAGAAGCAGTATTTCCTTTCATAAAATTACCCGGTGTCGATCCTGTGCTCGGGCCTGAGATGAGGTCCACGGGAGAGGTAATGGGAATAGATTACAACTTTGGTTTGGCTTACTACAAAGCGGAACTCGCTGCAGGAATGAAGTTGCCAACAAAAGGAAACGTGCTAATCAGTGTTAAAGATAAAGACAAGCCGAAGATAGTGCCAATAGCGAAAAAGCTCTCAGAATTTGGATTCAAAATCTTCGCAACCGAAAACACTGCGAAGTATTTGAAAGAGCATGGTATCAATGCGGAGATCGCTTTAAAAGTTAGCCAGGGTAGGCCGAACATTGTAGACATGATAATTAATGGTCAAATTGATCTGATAATCAACACCCCCAGTGGAGGAAGAGGTAAGACCGAGGGCTATGAGATAAGAAGGGCTGCAATCGAGTATGGAGTCCCATACGTGACAACAATTCCCGGCGCTTTGGCGGTTGTGAAGGCAATTGAAGCCATTAGGAGTGGAAATCTGGTAGTTAAATCTCTGCAGGAGTATCATGACGAGATTAGAAGACTATCTTGA
- the larB gene encoding nickel pincer cofactor biosynthesis protein LarB: MTRLEDYLENLAKLDFEREKRAGKPEAIFGEGKPVEVVVRIAEEYKKLGQPVLFTRLNKEQMEALKAIGAEINELARTATFGKAKETIGSVAILTAGTADVAVAEEARVTAEFLGLEVLKFYDVGVAGLHRIIEPVKAIREKKVDSVIVIAGMEGALPSVIAGLVDVPVIAVPTSIGYGVHLKGISTLFAMLQSCPSGVAVVNIDNGFGASVFAYLISKVKSR; the protein is encoded by the coding sequence ATGACGAGATTAGAAGACTATCTTGAGAATCTTGCAAAACTCGATTTCGAACGAGAAAAAAGGGCAGGAAAGCCAGAGGCGATTTTCGGTGAGGGAAAGCCTGTTGAAGTAGTAGTAAGGATAGCAGAGGAATACAAAAAATTGGGCCAGCCAGTGCTTTTCACAAGACTTAACAAAGAGCAGATGGAAGCTTTGAAAGCCATTGGAGCAGAAATAAACGAGCTTGCAAGAACTGCAACTTTTGGAAAAGCTAAAGAGACTATTGGAAGTGTTGCCATACTAACAGCCGGCACAGCTGATGTGGCCGTTGCTGAGGAAGCGAGAGTGACGGCCGAGTTTCTTGGCTTGGAAGTTTTAAAATTCTACGACGTCGGTGTTGCGGGGTTGCACAGGATCATAGAACCCGTAAAGGCAATAAGGGAAAAGAAAGTTGATAGTGTTATTGTAATCGCTGGGATGGAAGGAGCCTTGCCTTCGGTTATAGCAGGGCTAGTTGATGTGCCAGTTATAGCTGTTCCTACTTCGATCGGTTATGGAGTTCATTTAAAAGGAATTTCGACACTTTTTGCAATGCTACAAAGCTGTCCCTCTGGAGTTGCGGTCGTTAACATCGACAACGGCTTTGGAGCATCGGTTTTTGCCTATTTGATTTCTAAGGTAAAAAGCCGTTAG
- a CDS encoding enoyl-CoA hydratase/isomerase family protein, with protein MSYDGYKEVKVEIVDGTIAKVYLNRPEKMNAVNSTLRLELEDAMKKLAEDNAIRVVILTGAEIQGKRKAFCSGDDLVDPGFFIGSPTVYSDYSKTVAQIFRLFNLIDDFPKPVIAMVNGLAIGGGVEMALCCDFIFASKDATFSFPQLNLGMTPAWGATQRLTRKIGESKAKRLIFTCETIDAETAKNLGIVDEVIPADKLEEYTINFAKKIAEKNPMLVQIAKFEIEKGKECSLQSGLYYEVLSIMLSIATGELREAVLAFFEKRKPEFQMK; from the coding sequence ATGAGCTATGATGGCTATAAAGAAGTTAAAGTTGAAATAGTTGACGGCACAATTGCCAAAGTCTATCTGAACCGACCAGAAAAAATGAATGCGGTAAACTCAACCCTCAGATTGGAGCTTGAGGATGCTATGAAGAAACTGGCAGAAGACAACGCAATCAGGGTTGTAATTTTAACTGGTGCTGAGATCCAAGGAAAAAGAAAAGCCTTTTGCTCTGGCGACGATCTTGTTGATCCGGGTTTCTTTATAGGCAGTCCCACAGTTTATTCTGATTACTCTAAAACCGTAGCTCAGATCTTCAGGCTATTCAATCTGATCGATGATTTTCCGAAGCCGGTTATAGCAATGGTCAATGGGCTTGCAATTGGTGGTGGCGTTGAAATGGCTCTTTGCTGTGATTTCATCTTCGCATCCAAAGATGCAACGTTTAGCTTTCCGCAGTTGAATCTCGGAATGACTCCCGCATGGGGGGCTACGCAAAGGCTCACGAGAAAGATTGGCGAATCAAAAGCAAAGAGGTTGATTTTTACCTGCGAAACGATCGATGCGGAAACTGCCAAAAACTTGGGAATAGTGGATGAAGTCATTCCAGCAGATAAGCTTGAAGAATATACGATCAACTTTGCAAAGAAGATCGCTGAAAAGAATCCGATGCTCGTTCAGATTGCAAAGTTCGAGATCGAAAAAGGTAAAGAATGCTCTCTACAGTCTGGGCTATACTACGAAGTTCTTTCGATCATGCTCTCAATAGCCACTGGTGAGCTCAGGGAAGCGGTTTTGGCATTCTTCGAAAAAAGAAAGCCTGAGTTTCAGATGAAATAA
- a CDS encoding PaaI family thioesterase yields MDLVGEFVKLVGSAPWYRLIGMEIKRGENEILVEIQIEEKHLQALGMVHGGAIASILDSAIGLNINKELIEKGKLAITSQLNVHYLKPVSRGKITAKAKPLFIGSKVAVGYGELKDENGETIAVATSTFYITTRKE; encoded by the coding sequence ATGGATCTTGTTGGGGAATTCGTAAAGCTTGTAGGCAGCGCGCCGTGGTATAGACTTATTGGTATGGAGATTAAAAGAGGAGAAAATGAAATCCTTGTTGAGATCCAGATTGAAGAGAAACACCTGCAGGCACTTGGAATGGTTCATGGCGGGGCTATAGCGAGTATTCTCGATTCTGCAATCGGTTTAAACATAAATAAGGAACTGATTGAAAAGGGCAAGCTTGCTATAACTTCTCAGCTGAACGTTCACTATCTCAAGCCAGTATCGAGAGGAAAAATTACTGCAAAAGCCAAGCCCTTGTTTATAGGCTCAAAAGTCGCTGTTGGCTATGGAGAGCTCAAAGACGAAAATGGAGAAACGATTGCTGTAGCAACTTCAACTTTTTACATCACAACCCGAAAGGAATGA